The sequence below is a genomic window from Chryseobacterium foetidum.
CTTTTGGTTTTTTTCCTTTTGCAACTCTATCTTTGATTGCATCTTCCAAAGCTATCGGGCACATGTTCCAGGTTTCATTTTCGGAGTCGACGAAAACCGGTGTTGCACCACAGTACGCTATAGGATTTGCAGAGGCGGAAAAAGTCATTGACTGGCAGATCACTTCATCGCCATACTCCACTCCACACTGGATAAGAGCCAGATGCAATGCTGCTGTTCCTGACGAGAGAGCTCCAACATTTACACCGGCATTTAAAAACGCCTCGAGATCTTTTTCAAAACCATCAACATTGGGTCCCAAGGGAGCAATCCAGTTTGCTTCAAAGGCTTCCTGTATATATTTTTGTTCGGTTCCTCCCATGTGTGGGGAAGAGAGCCAGATTTTTGTGCTCATTAATTAAAATCTTTAAGTATGATATTTGCTTTAATTCAGCGTGCCAAATTACTTCACAAATTTTCAGTAATTTAAAACTATTTTTTAATAATAGTAACTTTTTCTTTAAATCTATAAAAGACAGTTTCATCATCCGTAATATTTTTGTCTATCACCATTCCTGCCTGAATTGTATTGTGTGATCCAATTCTCACTGAAGGAATCACGGTACTGCGAATACCAAAAAAATTTGTATTTCCTATATCTACGTTACCAGCAAGGCCTGCTGTAGAAAGAAAATTATGATCACCAATAGTGCAGTCGTGGCTTATAAAGCTGTAGGATGTTATCAGATTAAAATTACCCATCGACACATTAGGTCCTATTACAGAATTGGGGTAAATCACATTTCCTTTCCCTAGCTTGGACGTTTTAGATATCACTGCTGACGGATGTATAATGTTCGGGAAATCTAATTTTTCAAGATCAAAATTCTGAGCAATTTTAGCCTTTATTTCCGGCAGTCCCAGTCCAAATATATAAGAATAGCTATCTGAAAACTGATGCCCTTTTATTGCACCCAAAAAATCTCCCTCAAAACCATATTTTACTGAATTGATTTTAAAAGATTCTTCATTATCATCTAAAAATCCGTAGATTTTAAATTCCGCTGATGGATTGTGTGTTTGAATATCTTCTAAATAAGAAATAATTTCAGAAGCTACAGAGCCACTGCCTATAAAAATTATTGGTTTCATTGTGTTATTTTTTATAAATATATTTTCCACCGTGACCTGGAAAGACAGTTGATTTATCAAGTATTGCGCTATATTTCTCTACACTTTCTTTATACTGCGTTTTGCAACCTGTTGGTAAATTAGTAACAATTCTGGTACCCTGCAATAAAAAATCTCCCGAAAAAAAAGAGTTGCCCAGTTTCAAACTTATTGACGAGTCTGTGTGACCGGGTGTTCTAAAAACTTCAAACTCTAAACCTATCATTTTTAGTTTACCTTCTTCAACGTTGATATCTGATTTATTTACCACCAGATTAATCTGGTTATGAAAGATGGCCAGATTTTTCTTGGGATTAACCAGGCGTTCAGATGTTTTCTCTGAAGAAACAACTTTTACGTCATGAAACCTACTCCTTAAAAAATTTACTCCCAAAATATGATCGAAATGCTCATGGGTAAGAAAGATATACATTAATTTCAGCTTATTTTCTTCGATATAACTGCTAATTCTTTCGTCATCTTGAGTTCCGGGATCAATCACGAGAGCTTCAGCATTATCGGGATTCGATAGGATATAGGTTACAGAATCTACAGGTGAATTTATAAAAGACTTAATATTAACCATTATCCTGTAATGTTAATACTTCTTCCTCCATCCACGGTTAGCTGTTGACCTGTAATCCATCTTGACTGTTCAGAGAGTAAGAAAGATACGGCTTCTGCAATATCGTTCGGCAAACCAATTCCT
It includes:
- a CDS encoding acetyltransferase, with amino-acid sequence MKPIIFIGSGSVASEIISYLEDIQTHNPSAEFKIYGFLDDNEESFKINSVKYGFEGDFLGAIKGHQFSDSYSYIFGLGLPEIKAKIAQNFDLEKLDFPNIIHPSAVISKTSKLGKGNVIYPNSVIGPNVSMGNFNLITSYSFISHDCTIGDHNFLSTAGLAGNVDIGNTNFFGIRSTVIPSVRIGSHNTIQAGMVIDKNITDDETVFYRFKEKVTIIKK
- a CDS encoding MBL fold metallo-hydrolase — protein: MVNIKSFINSPVDSVTYILSNPDNAEALVIDPGTQDDERISSYIEENKLKLMYIFLTHEHFDHILGVNFLRSRFHDVKVVSSEKTSERLVNPKKNLAIFHNQINLVVNKSDINVEEGKLKMIGLEFEVFRTPGHTDSSISLKLGNSFFSGDFLLQGTRIVTNLPTGCKTQYKESVEKYSAILDKSTVFPGHGGKYIYKK